CTTGAGTAATGGAATGAATGTCCTGCTTGGGAAAGTAATATCGCATTAACGGTAATGCAAGATAAAGGACTTTATTCAAAGCACTAAGTATGATTTAATATAGGAGGTTGAACTCAGTGGCATTCCAATTTAGACTCCCTGATATCGGAGAAGGTATACACGAAGGTGAAATAGTGAAATGGTTTGTAAAACCAGGAGATAAGATTCAAGAAGATGACGTGCTTTGCGAGGTTCAGAACGATAAGGCCGTTGTTGAAATCCCATCACCGGTGGAAGGTACCGTGGAAGAAATCCTTGTTCAAGAAGGAACGGTTGCCGTTGTTGGCGATGTACTTGTAACATTCGATGCTCCAGGTTATGAAAATCTTCAGTTTAAAGGGGACCATGGAGAAGAAGCAAAGGCAGAAGGTGAGAAGAATACGGAGGCCCAGGTTCAAGCGACTGCTGAAGCTGGACAGGAAGTCAAGAAAGAGGCTGCTCCGGTTCAAGAAAATAATGGTGTAACGGGCGCGGGAGCACAACCACAAGTTGAGGCAGATCCTTCACGACGTATCATCGCCATGCCTTCTGTTAGGAAATATGCGCGCGAACAAGGGGTAAATATTCGTGAGATTTCTGGTTCTGGAGATAATGGCCGCATCATGAAAGATGACATAGATGCTTTCAAAAACGGCAAAACTGCTCCACAGCAACCGGCAGCTCAAAGTGAAGCTTCACAACAAAATGATACGGAAACAACCGAAAAACAAAAAGTTACAATTCCAGAAGGGCAATATCCTGAAACTCGCGAAAAAATGAGCGGCATGAGAAAAGCGATCGCCAAAGCTATGGTGAAATCCAAGCAGACAGCTCCACATGTTACATTAATGGATGAAGTCGATGTGACGCTATTGGTTGCTCACCGTAAGAAATTCAAGGAAATTGCTGCACAAAAAGGAATCAAGCTTACATTCCTACCTTATGTTGTTAAAGCGTTAACAAGTGCATTGCGTGAATTCCCTATGCTTAACACATCATTTGATGATGAGGCTAGTGAGATTATCCATAAACACTATTACAATATCGGAATTGCGGCAGACACAGACAAAGGACTGCTCGTTCCGGTTGTAAAAGATGCAGATCGTAAATCAACTTTTGCTATTTCACAAGAAATTAATGAATTAGCGACGAAAGCCCGTGACGGCAAATTGGCTCCTAACGAAATGAAAGGTGCTTCTTGCTCCATTACGAATATCGGTTCCGCAGGCGGTCAATGGTTCACACCTGTAATCAATCATCCAGAAGTTGCCATTCTAGGGATTGGACGCATTGCCGAAAAAGCAATTGTACGCGACGGGGAAATTATCGCCGCTCCAGTTCTGGCATTATCACTGAGCTTTGATCACCGCATGATTGATGGAGCAACAGCTCAACATGCATTGAATCATATCAAAAAGTTATTGAACGACCCAGAATTATTGTTAATGGAGGCGTAAACA
This sequence is a window from Brevibacillus sp. JNUCC-41. Protein-coding genes within it:
- a CDS encoding dihydrolipoamide acetyltransferase family protein is translated as MAFQFRLPDIGEGIHEGEIVKWFVKPGDKIQEDDVLCEVQNDKAVVEIPSPVEGTVEEILVQEGTVAVVGDVLVTFDAPGYENLQFKGDHGEEAKAEGEKNTEAQVQATAEAGQEVKKEAAPVQENNGVTGAGAQPQVEADPSRRIIAMPSVRKYAREQGVNIREISGSGDNGRIMKDDIDAFKNGKTAPQQPAAQSEASQQNDTETTEKQKVTIPEGQYPETREKMSGMRKAIAKAMVKSKQTAPHVTLMDEVDVTLLVAHRKKFKEIAAQKGIKLTFLPYVVKALTSALREFPMLNTSFDDEASEIIHKHYYNIGIAADTDKGLLVPVVKDADRKSTFAISQEINELATKARDGKLAPNEMKGASCSITNIGSAGGQWFTPVINHPEVAILGIGRIAEKAIVRDGEIIAAPVLALSLSFDHRMIDGATAQHALNHIKKLLNDPELLLMEA